One part of the Lachnospiraceae bacterium JLR.KK002 genome encodes these proteins:
- a CDS encoding RtcB family protein, with protein MFVLYNENTRFPVKIWLENMEHLEESCLEQAYHLSQLPFIHKWVCLMPDTHTGKGMPIGGVIAAKDVIIPNAVGVDIGCGMDYIPTNIRMEEIQDIQTGNGSIIQAIIGNIMRTIPLNTERYKKPQESEVLDRAKQESDYYEKNPELVPLIEDGYFQVGSLGGGNHFIELQEDEEGYLCIMIHSGSRHLGKAICDYFHERARELNRKWYSQVEEEYRLAFLPVDSEEGQQYIRWMNLALDYAFENRARMLEKTCTIVKEVIEKHTELKVEFGDEINCHHNYAALENHYDANVWVHRKGATRVRAGELAVIPGAMGSYSYVVEGKGNPESFCSSSHGAGRNYSRSGAMKTFSVEKVMVDLKEQGIILGKRKKNDVPEECRFAYKDIDQVMAQQADLVTPVKKLKTVGVVKG; from the coding sequence ATGTTTGTACTTTATAACGAGAACACCAGATTTCCGGTGAAAATCTGGCTGGAAAATATGGAGCATCTGGAGGAGAGCTGTCTGGAACAGGCATATCACCTGTCGCAGCTTCCATTTATCCATAAATGGGTATGTCTCATGCCGGATACTCATACAGGAAAGGGAATGCCAATCGGCGGGGTGATTGCAGCTAAAGACGTGATTATTCCCAATGCGGTGGGCGTTGATATCGGCTGCGGTATGGATTATATCCCCACCAATATCCGTATGGAGGAAATTCAGGACATACAGACTGGAAACGGAAGTATCATTCAGGCAATAATCGGTAATATTATGCGTACCATTCCGCTAAATACCGAGCGGTATAAGAAGCCCCAGGAGTCGGAAGTTCTTGACCGGGCAAAACAGGAATCTGATTACTATGAGAAAAATCCGGAACTGGTTCCTCTGATTGAAGACGGGTATTTTCAGGTGGGAAGTCTGGGAGGGGGAAACCATTTTATAGAACTTCAGGAGGATGAGGAAGGATATCTCTGTATTATGATTCATTCCGGCAGCCGGCACCTTGGAAAGGCCATCTGCGATTATTTTCATGAGAGGGCCAGGGAACTGAACCGGAAATGGTACAGTCAGGTGGAGGAAGAATACCGGCTGGCTTTTCTGCCCGTTGACTCTGAGGAAGGGCAGCAGTACATCCGCTGGATGAATCTGGCTCTGGACTACGCTTTTGAAAACCGGGCCCGTATGCTGGAGAAAACCTGTACCATTGTAAAAGAAGTGATTGAGAAACATACGGAACTTAAGGTGGAATTTGGGGATGAGATTAACTGTCACCACAATTATGCCGCTCTGGAAAATCATTATGACGCAAATGTGTGGGTACACCGCAAAGGAGCTACCAGAGTCCGGGCGGGAGAACTGGCTGTCATACCGGGAGCCATGGGCTCGTACAGCTATGTGGTGGAGGGAAAGGGAAATCCGGAGTCCTTCTGTTCTTCTTCCCACGGTGCAGGCAGAAATTATTCCCGGTCAGGAGCCATGAAGACTTTTTCCGTGGAGAAAGTCATGGTGGATTTAAAGGAGCAGGGAATTATCCTTGGAAAACGCAAAAAGAACGATGTGCCGGAAGAGTGCCGGTTTGCCTACAAAGATATTGACCAGGTGATGGCGCAGCAGGCGGATCTGGTAACACCGGTGAAAAAACTGAAAACAGTGGGCGTGGTAAAAGGTTAG
- a CDS encoding AraC family transcriptional regulator, with protein MAEPYYEIFREINEAGIQLAYHTIPGGYHPLHWHEELELLFPLNGDAAVTIDGKTFQLRHRQILAVESGQVHSTNTSSDRLMCLCIHISKSLMRRYMPDIECFRIHCIPDEITDSQFGEYLHLCQMAETLTRLYIEELPATLLESEGIILQILAHLMRHFACKTAPELSSGDMQARQKLRDIITYVGEHFREPIALSDAAALLSLNKEYFCRFFKKYMGLSFLQYVNEIRITHIYRELQNTDAPVSEIMEANGFTSQKLFNRTFKEIYGCTPSAVRKGETTC; from the coding sequence ATGGCAGAACCCTATTATGAAATTTTCCGTGAAATCAATGAAGCCGGCATACAGCTTGCATACCATACCATCCCCGGAGGCTATCATCCCCTTCACTGGCATGAAGAACTGGAACTGCTCTTTCCTCTGAACGGAGATGCTGCTGTCACCATAGACGGAAAGACCTTTCAGTTAAGGCACCGCCAGATTCTGGCTGTGGAATCGGGACAGGTACACAGTACAAATACCAGCAGCGACCGTCTGATGTGTCTCTGCATCCACATATCCAAATCTCTGATGAGACGTTACATGCCGGATATTGAATGCTTCCGGATTCACTGCATTCCGGATGAAATCACCGATTCACAGTTCGGGGAATATCTGCACCTGTGCCAGATGGCCGAAACACTGACCCGGCTCTACATTGAAGAACTGCCTGCCACACTGCTGGAATCCGAGGGCATTATCCTGCAGATTCTGGCTCACCTGATGCGGCATTTCGCCTGCAAAACAGCACCTGAATTATCTTCCGGCGATATGCAGGCCCGCCAGAAACTGCGGGACATCATCACTTATGTGGGAGAACATTTCCGGGAACCCATAGCTCTTTCGGATGCTGCCGCACTGCTGAGCCTGAACAAAGAATATTTCTGCCGTTTTTTCAAAAAATATATGGGGCTTTCTTTTCTGCAGTACGTGAATGAAATACGGATTACCCATATCTATCGGGAATTACAGAATACAGACGCCCCTGTTTCTGAAATCATGGAGGCGAACGGATTTACCAGCCAGAAATTATTTAACCGGACCTTTAAGGAAATTTACGGGTGTACCCCTTCGGCTGTGCGGAAAGGAGAAACAACGTGTTAG
- a CDS encoding cytidylate kinase-like family protein: MIITIGREFGSYGHVIGRQLAKKLNIKYYDKESMAEEARKMNKYDELRDFYEEQSVNSLLYVIATDIRSHGQRKVPFEFMKNLAEKEDCVIVGRCGNFFLKDNPDMTSVFIHAPKEYRIDKTATDRKISTDKARRLVEKEDKARAGFHSYYADEKWNECDGYHLTIDSSVISIEDAVDLIIDFVSKRQNSKN; this comes from the coding sequence ATGATTATTACAATTGGCAGGGAGTTTGGAAGTTATGGACATGTGATTGGGCGCCAGCTTGCCAAAAAACTGAATATTAAATATTATGACAAGGAGTCCATGGCGGAGGAAGCCAGGAAAATGAATAAATATGATGAACTGCGGGATTTTTACGAAGAACAGTCCGTCAACAGCCTGCTGTATGTCATTGCAACAGACATAAGATCCCATGGACAGAGAAAAGTACCTTTTGAATTTATGAAGAATCTGGCAGAGAAAGAAGACTGTGTGATTGTGGGAAGATGCGGAAACTTTTTCCTGAAAGATAATCCGGATATGACCAGCGTATTTATCCATGCACCCAAAGAATACCGTATCGACAAGACAGCCACGGACCGGAAAATCAGCACGGATAAGGCCAGAAGGCTGGTGGAAAAAGAGGACAAGGCCAGAGCCGGATTCCATTCCTATTATGCCGATGAGAAGTGGAATGAATGCGACGGATACCATCTTACCATTGACAGCAGCGTTATCAGCATTGAAGATGCTGTGGATCTTATCATTGATTTTGTCAGCAAAAGACAGAACAGTAAAAATTAA
- a CDS encoding MATE family efflux transporter, whose protein sequence is MALVNKNQAADLGKDPLGKLLLKLALPAILAQVVNMLYNIVDRIYIGHIPDTGAIALTGIGLCLPVILIIMAFSALVGIGGAPRAAIYMGKQDMEGARKTLGACVVMLTGLAVLLTLLFLFTGKELLFLFGASENTISYAWGYLRIYVCGTIFVMLAIGLNSFITTQGFAMEGMATILIGAVLNIILDPVFIFGFHMGVSGAALATILSQAVSAVWVVRFLRGRKTKLRIEKQYMKLKKEYVAPVLALGISPFVMQSTESLINISFNTSLYRYGGDLAVSSITILGSVMQMIFLPLSGLTQGAQPIVSYNYGAGNDERVKKTYRLLLCCCGIFATSAWILVMAVPGVFVKIFNSSSQELYEMASWGMRFYIAGAFAMGPQMACQQTFLALGQAKVSLFFACFRKLILMIPLIFILPVFLENKLMAVFLAEAVSDFAAGVATTAAFLILFPKILQRER, encoded by the coding sequence ATGGCGTTGGTAAATAAAAATCAGGCAGCGGACCTGGGAAAAGACCCTCTGGGAAAACTTCTGCTGAAGCTGGCACTGCCGGCAATTCTGGCCCAGGTTGTCAACATGCTTTACAATATTGTGGACCGAATTTATATCGGGCACATTCCGGATACAGGGGCCATTGCCCTGACAGGAATCGGCCTGTGTCTGCCGGTAATTCTGATAATTATGGCGTTCAGTGCGCTGGTTGGAATCGGAGGAGCGCCCAGAGCCGCTATTTATATGGGGAAACAGGATATGGAAGGCGCCAGAAAGACATTGGGGGCCTGCGTGGTAATGCTGACGGGCCTTGCGGTGCTGCTTACGCTTCTTTTTCTGTTTACCGGAAAAGAACTGCTGTTTCTGTTCGGAGCCAGTGAAAATACCATTTCCTATGCCTGGGGCTATCTGCGGATTTATGTGTGCGGAACCATATTTGTCATGCTGGCAATTGGACTGAACAGTTTTATTACAACGCAGGGATTTGCCATGGAAGGCATGGCCACCATTCTCATAGGCGCTGTGCTAAACATCATCCTGGATCCGGTTTTTATTTTCGGTTTTCATATGGGCGTGTCAGGAGCGGCGCTGGCCACTATTCTCTCCCAGGCGGTGTCGGCAGTGTGGGTGGTGCGGTTTCTCAGAGGCAGGAAAACGAAACTGCGGATTGAGAAACAGTACATGAAGCTGAAAAAAGAATATGTGGCTCCGGTTCTGGCCCTTGGCATATCGCCTTTTGTGATGCAGAGCACCGAAAGCCTGATTAATATATCCTTTAATACCTCCCTCTATCGGTATGGCGGCGACCTGGCAGTTTCTTCCATTACGATTCTGGGCAGTGTGATGCAGATGATTTTCCTGCCTCTCAGCGGTCTGACGCAGGGAGCCCAGCCCATTGTCAGTTACAATTACGGAGCCGGAAACGATGAACGTGTAAAAAAGACTTATCGGCTGCTGCTGTGCTGTTGCGGGATTTTTGCCACTTCAGCCTGGATACTGGTGATGGCGGTTCCGGGCGTATTCGTAAAAATATTCAACAGCAGTTCACAGGAGCTGTATGAAATGGCCAGCTGGGGGATGCGGTTTTATATAGCGGGAGCCTTTGCCATGGGGCCTCAGATGGCGTGCCAGCAGACATTTCTGGCGCTGGGACAGGCAAAGGTGTCACTGTTTTTCGCCTGCTTTCGAAAACTGATCCTGATGATACCGCTGATTTTTATTCTTCCGGTGTTTCTGGAAAATAAGCTGATGGCAGTGTTTCTGGCAGAGGCAGTTTCTGATTTTGCTGCCGGGGTGGCCACTACTGCCGCATTTTTGATACTGTTTCCGAAAATTCTGCAGAGAGAACGGTGA
- a CDS encoding CAP domain-containing protein translates to MRKVLKKICLLALAVSLCINVAPADVQAAGSKGINVKYHSKSEIRRYLKSKKIDINEKVKFSKAPKLKAPYSAGKIDKKSLKSALKTLNAIRYIAGINDNVKLDDNYTKKAQAAALINCVNNSMSHYPAKPSGMSQSFYQLCYSGAGSSNLATSFGGPAGLNYPLVRMWMYDGDKDNIPLVGHRRWILNPPMKKTGFGFVSGTEKWPSSYSAMYAIDNAFGKSSYYGVAWPAQNMPLEFFGDSYPWSISMGRELNADKVKVVLTRKKDGKKWTFSKNNRKYGYFNVENNNYGAKGCIIFRPNNISYRSGDQFQVKITGAGKAISYQVNFFSL, encoded by the coding sequence ATGAGAAAAGTTCTGAAAAAAATATGTTTGCTGGCGCTGGCGGTATCTCTTTGCATAAATGTGGCGCCCGCTGACGTTCAGGCGGCAGGCAGTAAAGGCATTAATGTAAAATATCATTCAAAAAGTGAAATCCGCCGCTATCTGAAATCAAAGAAAATTGATATTAACGAGAAGGTGAAATTCAGCAAAGCGCCGAAGTTAAAAGCCCCCTATTCCGCAGGAAAGATAGATAAGAAAAGTCTGAAATCTGCCTTAAAGACTTTAAATGCCATCCGGTACATTGCAGGAATCAATGACAATGTAAAACTGGATGACAATTATACAAAAAAGGCCCAGGCAGCAGCTCTGATTAATTGCGTGAACAACAGTATGAGCCATTATCCGGCCAAACCATCCGGAATGAGCCAGTCTTTTTATCAGCTGTGTTATTCCGGAGCCGGCAGCAGTAACCTGGCAACATCATTCGGAGGTCCCGCGGGGCTGAATTATCCGTTGGTCAGAATGTGGATGTATGACGGAGACAAGGATAATATTCCACTGGTAGGCCATCGCCGCTGGATTTTAAACCCGCCTATGAAAAAAACAGGGTTCGGTTTTGTATCCGGAACGGAAAAATGGCCGTCTTCTTATTCCGCCATGTATGCCATAGATAATGCATTCGGAAAATCATCGTATTACGGCGTTGCCTGGCCGGCTCAGAACATGCCGCTGGAATTTTTCGGAGATTCTTATCCCTGGAGCATCAGTATGGGAAGAGAACTGAATGCAGACAAAGTAAAAGTGGTACTGACCAGAAAAAAAGACGGAAAAAAATGGACCTTTTCAAAAAACAACAGGAAATATGGGTATTTTAATGTGGAAAACAATAATTACGGAGCCAAAGGCTGTATTATCTTCCGTCCCAATAATATTTCCTATCGTTCCGGGGACCAGTTTCAGGTAAAAATAACAGGCGCAGGAAAAGCGATTTCCTATCAGGTGAATTTTTTCTCCCTGTAA
- a CDS encoding PocR ligand-binding domain-containing protein, protein MEILDLIDQEKLQRLQDLFADATGVAVSMIDKEGKHVTKVSNFLDFCMKYTRGSEIGLKRCQKCDMEGVGTYFCHAGLMDFAADIVVEGEKLGAILGGQVLPAPPDFDKFRKVAEEIGVDPDEYIEALKEVPVKTEKAIRASAALMEEMINMLVNSEYTRYREKNKINTIDKEIDVTTQNVEQIESMVQDLTKVSRKQNILALNASIEAARAGEAGRGFNIVAGEMGKLSSMATEKYSAIIAKAGEIDESLRKINEEFSKSLENKGEESEIPENL, encoded by the coding sequence ATGGAAATACTTGATTTAATTGATCAGGAGAAACTGCAGAGACTTCAGGATTTGTTTGCTGATGCAACGGGCGTAGCTGTCAGTATGATTGACAAGGAAGGAAAACATGTTACGAAAGTCAGCAATTTTCTGGATTTCTGTATGAAATATACACGTGGCAGCGAGATCGGATTAAAGCGTTGTCAGAAATGTGATATGGAAGGCGTGGGAACTTATTTCTGCCATGCGGGTCTTATGGATTTTGCAGCGGACATTGTGGTGGAAGGAGAGAAGCTGGGTGCAATCCTGGGGGGACAGGTATTGCCGGCGCCGCCGGACTTTGACAAATTCCGTAAAGTGGCTGAGGAAATCGGCGTGGATCCCGATGAATACATTGAAGCTCTGAAAGAAGTACCGGTTAAGACAGAAAAGGCAATCCGTGCTTCCGCAGCTCTGATGGAAGAAATGATCAACATGCTGGTGAATTCAGAGTACACCCGTTACAGAGAGAAGAATAAGATTAATACCATAGATAAAGAAATTGATGTGACCACTCAGAATGTGGAGCAGATTGAGAGTATGGTACAGGATCTGACCAAAGTATCCAGAAAGCAGAATATTCTGGCGCTGAATGCTTCCATTGAAGCAGCCAGAGCCGGAGAAGCCGGAAGAGGATTTAATATTGTGGCCGGAGAGATGGGCAAGTTATCTTCCATGGCTACAGAGAAATATTCTGCAATCATTGCCAAGGCAGGAGAGATTGACGAATCACTGCGGAAGATCAATGAGGAATTCAGCAAGAGTCTGGAAAATAAAGGGGAAGAGTCAGAAATACCGGAAAACTTATAA
- a CDS encoding aldo/keto reductase: MEKRKTEKLNVETSLLGFGCMRFPTTAEGKIDETRAEKMLDMAYQAGVNYFDTAYTYHEQESERFVGKVLEQYPRDSYYLATKLPIWLLERKEDVRRVFEEQLKRLGKTYVDFYLFHAVDKGRWEKIKELQVLEICEELQQEGKIRHLGFSFHDSYEVFEEILTSRDWDFCQIQYNYMDTEEQAGRRGYELAEKRGVPMIVMEPVRGGSLAGFSEDINEKFYGLSRERSIASYALRWVADHENVKVVLSGMSTEAQTEDNLKTFGNYMPLSRQEQQTIADVVQTLRSRVQNGCTGCGYCMPCPAGVNIPRNFKIWNQYHIYRKYDMIKGSWEQMGEKEKPLSCIKCGKCEEACPQHIRIREDLARVQNELDEERNAVKK; encoded by the coding sequence ATGGAAAAAAGAAAAACAGAAAAACTGAACGTGGAAACCAGCCTGCTGGGCTTTGGATGTATGCGGTTTCCAACTACTGCAGAAGGTAAAATTGATGAAACAAGGGCAGAAAAAATGCTGGATATGGCTTATCAGGCAGGAGTAAATTACTTTGATACTGCCTATACCTATCATGAACAGGAAAGCGAAAGGTTTGTGGGAAAAGTGCTGGAGCAGTATCCCAGAGATTCTTATTATCTTGCAACAAAACTTCCCATATGGCTTCTGGAGAGGAAAGAGGACGTCCGCCGGGTATTTGAGGAACAGCTGAAACGTCTGGGGAAAACATATGTGGATTTCTATCTGTTTCATGCGGTGGATAAAGGCCGATGGGAGAAGATAAAAGAGCTGCAGGTTCTGGAAATCTGTGAGGAGCTTCAGCAGGAAGGAAAAATCCGTCACCTGGGATTTTCTTTTCATGACAGCTATGAAGTATTTGAGGAAATCTTAACCAGCCGGGACTGGGATTTCTGCCAGATACAGTATAATTACATGGACACGGAAGAACAGGCAGGCCGCCGGGGCTATGAACTGGCAGAAAAACGAGGGGTACCCATGATTGTTATGGAACCGGTGCGGGGCGGAAGCCTGGCGGGATTTTCAGAAGATATCAACGAGAAATTTTACGGTCTGAGCCGGGAACGCTCCATCGCTTCTTATGCCCTCCGGTGGGTGGCAGATCATGAAAATGTAAAAGTAGTGTTAAGCGGCATGTCCACAGAGGCACAGACGGAGGATAACTTAAAGACCTTTGGGAATTATATGCCCCTGAGCCGGCAGGAACAGCAGACCATTGCAGATGTGGTGCAGACGCTGCGTTCCAGGGTACAGAACGGCTGTACCGGCTGCGGTTACTGTATGCCCTGTCCTGCAGGGGTGAACATTCCCAGGAATTTCAAAATCTGGAATCAGTACCACATTTACCGGAAATATGATATGATAAAAGGAAGCTGGGAACAGATGGGTGAGAAAGAGAAGCCCCTGAGCTGTATCAAATGCGGTAAATGCGAGGAGGCATGTCCCCAGCATATCCGGATTCGCGAGGATCTGGCCAGAGTGCAGAATGAGCTGGATGAGGAAAGAAATGCAGTGAAAAAGTAA
- the trpB gene encoding tryptophan synthase subunit beta, whose amino-acid sequence MDYRTYLRNYPNKEGRFGEYGGAYLSEELKPAFEEITEAYQTICHSSQFINELRRIRREFQGRPTPVYHCERLSRQIGNCQIYLKREDLNHTGAHKLNHCMGEGLLARFMGKKRLIAETGAGQHGVALATAAAYFGLECEIHMGEVDIAKQAPNVTRMKILGAKVVPVSHGLKTLKEAVDSAFDSYARNYKDSIYCIGSALGPHPFPLMVRDFQSVVGYEARDQFREMTGIDPDVVCACVGGGSNSIGMFIPFLNDPVDIVGVEPLGRGEKLGDHAASMKYGEKGVMHGFESIMLKDEAGEPAPVYSIASGLDYPSVGPEHAFLHDEGRIQYETAGDEEAMEAFFKLSRYEGIIPAVESSHAVAWAMKKAREMGQGSILVCLSGRGDKDIDYVVEHYGYGEQFL is encoded by the coding sequence ATGGATTACAGAACATATTTAAGAAATTATCCCAATAAAGAAGGAAGATTCGGAGAATACGGCGGCGCCTATCTGTCTGAGGAACTGAAACCGGCTTTTGAAGAAATTACGGAAGCATATCAGACCATCTGCCATTCTTCACAGTTTATCAACGAACTGCGGAGAATCCGCAGGGAATTCCAGGGCAGGCCCACACCGGTATATCATTGTGAGCGCCTTTCCCGGCAGATTGGCAACTGCCAGATTTATCTGAAACGTGAAGATTTGAATCATACAGGAGCCCATAAGCTGAACCACTGTATGGGCGAAGGCCTGCTGGCCAGATTTATGGGAAAGAAACGCCTGATTGCAGAGACAGGTGCCGGACAGCATGGTGTGGCGCTGGCAACAGCGGCCGCCTACTTCGGACTGGAATGTGAAATTCATATGGGAGAGGTGGATATTGCAAAACAGGCGCCGAATGTTACACGCATGAAAATCCTGGGGGCAAAGGTGGTGCCCGTAAGCCATGGGCTGAAAACTCTGAAAGAAGCCGTGGACTCCGCCTTTGATTCCTATGCCAGAAATTATAAAGATTCCATTTACTGTATCGGTTCTGCTCTTGGGCCCCATCCCTTCCCCCTGATGGTTCGGGATTTTCAGTCTGTGGTAGGATATGAAGCAAGAGATCAGTTCCGTGAAATGACAGGCATTGATCCGGATGTGGTATGTGCCTGCGTGGGCGGCGGCAGCAACTCTATCGGCATGTTTATTCCGTTTCTGAACGACCCTGTTGACATTGTGGGAGTGGAGCCTCTGGGAAGAGGCGAGAAACTGGGAGACCATGCAGCCTCCATGAAATACGGAGAGAAAGGCGTTATGCATGGATTTGAAAGTATTATGCTGAAGGATGAGGCAGGGGAGCCGGCGCCGGTATATTCTATTGCCAGCGGGCTGGATTACCCTTCCGTAGGGCCGGAACATGCATTTTTGCATGATGAGGGAAGAATTCAGTATGAGACCGCAGGAGATGAGGAAGCCATGGAAGCCTTCTTTAAACTGTCCCGTTATGAAGGTATTATTCCCGCTGTGGAAAGCTCCCATGCAGTTGCCTGGGCCATGAAAAAAGCCAGGGAAATGGGACAGGGTTCGATTCTGGTGTGTCTCAGCGGCAGAGGCGATAAAGACATTGATTATGTAGTGGAACACTATGGTTATGGTGAACAGTTTTTATAA
- a CDS encoding helix-turn-helix transcriptional regulator, whose protein sequence is MTRHIGNMLYSMREEIGISQKELAGGLLSIPELSRLEKGEKTADKVLLEALFQRLGKSLDKLETAMSQEEYQIVFLRTCMLESLIKKDHRCVEALLGEYRLCTGEQKVLHRQFQQMMQAVDRYVQNHIAEECMEALTQALELTVPKWKPEKGRRYYLCVQEIRILLLICYLMMETEYFKTAENYLEVLFQYLEDHYTDGEEKAKIYPQCAWLLTEIYLKQNETGKAYKICRQGKACLVQNGVLTLMEEFLKLEIKCLKKLEKAEEQPELVHELEAIQFLSQFAGEKPPLEKVCYFLMTSQQSEVVISNEMIREFRLAQHLSQEALSADICTQETLSRIESGKRSPNRNNLYAMMERMGSERKTYYGFIVADDYSLYEKVRLFKREASRGRNEEAHVLLQELEESLDRNILLNRQFLETAWLQEQWSTGRISEEHAIQKLEELLQYTMKEYDGEIHRIPFRQEFVILNQIARCMRRSGNVRGATDLYKQILGRYGNSRVLKQHHAVSLFLLYINYTGYLEVENRLEEAELIGREGIRLTMDCQRGDIAGKIMGNLSCVYEKKDGQENEVLAETCMRYSYYILKLYEDDFEHTKEYYQQKYETGRH, encoded by the coding sequence GTGACCAGACACATAGGAAATATGCTTTATTCCATGCGGGAGGAGATTGGAATTTCCCAGAAAGAGCTGGCAGGAGGCCTTCTGAGTATTCCGGAGCTGTCCCGTCTGGAAAAAGGAGAAAAAACAGCAGATAAAGTATTGCTGGAAGCGCTGTTTCAGCGTTTGGGGAAATCTCTGGATAAACTGGAGACTGCCATGTCCCAGGAGGAATATCAGATTGTTTTTCTGCGGACATGTATGTTGGAAAGCCTTATAAAAAAAGATCATCGGTGTGTGGAAGCCCTGTTGGGTGAATACAGATTATGCACCGGAGAGCAAAAAGTATTGCACAGGCAGTTTCAGCAGATGATGCAGGCGGTTGACAGATATGTGCAGAATCATATTGCAGAAGAGTGCATGGAAGCATTGACGCAGGCCCTGGAACTTACGGTTCCGAAATGGAAACCGGAAAAAGGCAGAAGATATTACCTTTGCGTACAGGAAATACGGATTCTGCTGCTGATTTGTTATCTGATGATGGAAACTGAATATTTTAAGACAGCAGAAAATTACCTGGAAGTTCTGTTTCAGTACCTGGAAGACCACTATACGGACGGAGAAGAAAAAGCAAAAATATATCCTCAGTGCGCATGGCTTTTGACAGAGATTTATCTGAAGCAGAACGAGACAGGGAAAGCATATAAAATCTGCAGGCAGGGGAAAGCATGTCTGGTTCAGAATGGTGTACTGACACTGATGGAGGAATTTTTAAAACTGGAAATAAAGTGTCTTAAGAAGCTGGAAAAGGCAGAAGAACAGCCTGAACTGGTACATGAACTGGAAGCAATTCAATTTCTTTCTCAGTTTGCAGGAGAAAAACCTCCGTTAGAAAAAGTATGTTATTTTCTGATGACAAGCCAGCAGAGCGAAGTGGTGATAAGCAATGAGATGATTCGGGAATTCCGTCTGGCACAGCATTTATCTCAGGAAGCATTAAGCGCAGATATCTGTACGCAGGAAACCCTTTCAAGGATTGAAAGCGGAAAACGCAGTCCTAACCGGAATAATCTGTATGCCATGATGGAGCGGATGGGTTCTGAGCGAAAAACCTATTACGGATTTATTGTGGCAGATGATTACAGTCTGTATGAAAAGGTCAGGCTTTTTAAACGCGAAGCGTCGAGAGGAAGAAATGAGGAAGCGCATGTTCTTCTGCAGGAACTGGAAGAAAGTCTTGACAGGAATATTCTCCTGAACAGGCAGTTTCTGGAGACTGCCTGGCTGCAGGAACAGTGGAGTACAGGAAGAATCTCTGAAGAACATGCCATTCAGAAGCTGGAAGAACTGCTTCAGTATACGATGAAGGAATATGATGGAGAGATTCATCGGATTCCTTTCCGGCAGGAGTTTGTAATATTGAATCAGATAGCCCGTTGTATGAGAAGAAGCGGGAATGTCAGAGGAGCAACTGACCTGTATAAACAGATATTAGGCAGATACGGGAACAGCAGAGTATTAAAACAGCATCATGCCGTGTCGTTATTTCTTTTGTATATTAATTATACGGGGTATCTGGAAGTGGAAAACAGGCTGGAGGAAGCAGAACTAATTGGAAGAGAAGGAATCAGACTGACAATGGATTGTCAGAGAGGTGACATAGCAGGAAAGATTATGGGAAATCTTTCCTGTGTGTACGAAAAAAAGGATGGCCAGGAAAATGAGGTGCTGGCAGAGACCTGTATGAGATACAGTTATTACATATTAAAGCTGTATGAGGATGATTTTGAGCATACAAAAGAATATTATCAACAAAAGTATGAGACGGGCAGGCATTAA